One window from the genome of Deltaproteobacteria bacterium PRO3 encodes:
- a CDS encoding tRNA (adenosine(37)-N6)-dimethylallyltransferase MiaA: GLYLKALLEGLDRLPPRDPEIRRRLQAEAARLGPEALHQRLRAIDPESAARISPRDPNRLVRYLEIAELSGRPPAELLTRRRPPVLRFPTETYWLRGERELLRRRIAERVDEMLASGWLEEVRALLARGIDPRRLEIRPIGYAELAEVVLGGKALEEARAEIVARTQAYAKRQETFFRGQFSHAAYQGGGSRLRILPTYPQAIS; this comes from the coding sequence GGGCTCTACCTGAAGGCCCTGCTCGAGGGGCTCGACCGGCTCCCTCCGCGCGACCCCGAAATCCGGCGGCGCCTCCAAGCGGAGGCCGCCCGCCTCGGCCCCGAGGCGCTCCACCAAAGGCTGCGCGCGATCGACCCCGAAAGCGCGGCTCGGATCAGCCCCCGCGACCCGAACCGCCTGGTACGCTACCTGGAGATCGCCGAGCTCAGCGGCCGTCCGCCCGCGGAGCTGCTCACCCGCCGGCGCCCGCCGGTCTTGCGTTTCCCGACCGAAACCTATTGGCTCCGCGGCGAGCGCGAGCTATTGCGGCGGCGCATCGCCGAGCGGGTCGACGAGATGCTGGCCTCGGGCTGGTTGGAAGAGGTGAGGGCGCTGCTCGCGCGCGGGATCGACCCGCGGCGCTTGGAGATCCGCCCCATCGGCTACGCCGAGTTGGCCGAGGTCGTCCTAGGGGGGAAGGCCTTGGAGGAGGCCCGGGCGGAGATCGTCGCGCGTACCCAGGCCTACGCCAAGCGCCAGGAGACCTTTTTCCGGGGCCAGTTCAGCCACGCCGCCTATCAGGGCGGCGGCAGCCGTCTGCGGATCCTCCCGACTTATCCACAGGCAATTTCCTGA